The sequence CTACGCCACGACGAAGGCCCAGCTCGACCTCCTGCGCTTTCCGCTCGGCGAGCTCGCCGACAAGGGCGAGACCCGCGCGCTCGCCCGCGAGCTCGGCCTCTCGGTGGCGGAGAAGGCGGACAGCCAGGACATCTGCTTCGTGCCGCAGGGCCGCTATTCCGACGTGATCACGAAGCTCAAGCCCAACGCGGCCGCTCCCGGGGAGATCGTCCACGTCGACGGGCGCGTGCTCGGCGCGCACGAGGGCATCATCCACTACACGGTGGGCCAGCGCCGGGGGCTCGGGCTCTCCGTCGGCGAGCCGCTCTACGTGCTCGGGCTCGACGCCGAGAACGCCCGCGTCGTCGTCGGCCCGCGGGAGGCGTTGGCCACGCGCCGCATCCGCCTGCGCGACGTGAACTGGCTCGGCGACGTCCCGCTGGACGCGCTCGGCGAGGGGCTCGAGGTCGCCGCCCGGGTACGCTCGACGCGCGCGCCGCGCCCGGCCCTCATGCGCCTCGCCGCGGGCGAGAGCGGGCCGGAGGTCGAGGTCGAGCTGCTCTCCCCCGAGGACGGCGTCTCCCCCGGCCAGGCCTGCGTCGTCTACGAGAGCGAGGATCCGCGGGCCCGGGTGCTGGGCGGCGGCACCATCGCCCGGCGCACGAGCGCCGCCGTCTCCCACGCCGCGCCGCAGGGCGCGGACGCCCTCGCCTGACGGGCGGCCGACACCACGCGCCAGGAGCCAGCATGGCCGTCCAGTACGATCTCGAAGGGCAGCGCCGGGTCTACGAGCGCTGGGCTCCGTTCTACGACCGCGTCTACCACAAGTTCCTCTCCGACGCGCATCGCCGGACGGCCGAGGCCGCGGCCGCCTGCGGGCCGGAGATCCTCGAGATCGGGGTCGGCACCGGGCTCGTCCTCCCCTATTACCCGCGCGAGGCGCGGGTCTGCGGCGTCGACCTGTCGATCCACATGCTGGCCAAGGCCCGCGAGAAGGTGCTCGCCGGCCTGCCGCAGGTGAAGCTGATCGCCGCGATGGACGCCTGCCGGCTGGGCTTTCGCGACGAGGCCTTCGACGCGGTGGCGGTGCCTTTCGTCATCACGCTGGTGCCCGACCCCGAAGGCGCCCTCGACGAATGCGCGCGGGTGCTGAAAGCCGGCGGCGAGATCGTGATCTCCTCGAAGCTGTCCCGCGACACGGGCCCGATCGCGGCGTTGGAGCACGCCGTCGCGCCGCTGATGGCCAAGGTCGGCTGGTCCTCCGCCTTCAAGATCAGCCGCGTCGCCGCCTGGGCCGAGCGCCGGGGCTTCACGGTGGAGGAGATCGCGCCGCTGTTCCCGGCCGGATTCTTCAAGCTGATGCGGCTGAAGAAGCCGGCGGGCTGAGCGCCCGCCGGCCCGCTTCGCGCCTCAGGCGACCTTCACCTGCGAGAGGAAGCCGCCGACCTCCCCGGAGAGCCCGTCCGCCTGATCGGCCAGGGCCCGGGCGGCGCCCAGCACCTCGTCGGCGGCCGTGCGGGTCGCGCCCGCGCCGTCCTTGAGCTCCACCGCCGCGCCCGTCACGGCATCCGTCCCGCGGGCCGCCTCCTGGACGTTGCGGGCGATCTCGCTCGTCGCGACGCCCTGCTGCTCCATGGCCGCGGCGATGCCGGTGGAGATCCGGCTCATCTCGGAGACGACCTCGCCGATGCCGGCGATGGCGCGCACCATCTCGTCGGTCACGCCCTGGATCTGCGCGACGTGTCCCGCGATCTCGTCCGTCGCCTTCGCCGTCTGCTCGGCGAGGCCCTTCACCTCGGCGGCGACCACGGCGAAGCCGCGCCCCGCCTCGCCGGCACGGGCCGCCTCGATCGTGGCGTTGAGGGCGAGCAGGTTCGTCTGGCCCGCGATGCCGTTGATGAGCGAGACGATCTCCTCGATCTTCTGAGCCGAGACGGCGAGCGAGCGCACCACCGCATCCGTCTTCTCGACGTTGGCGACGGCGGTCGACGAGATCTCGGCGGACTTGGCCACCCGGCGGCCGATCTCCTGCACGGAGGCGCTCATCTCCTCGGCCGCGCTGGCGACCGCCTGGACGTTGGCGGAGGTGCGCGCAGCGGCCTCGGCGACCGCGCCCGAGCGGGCGTCGGCGCCCTCGGCGGTGGCGGTCATGCCCTGCGCCGTCGTCTCCATCCGCTGCGCCGCGTCGGCGAGGCCGCGGGTGAGGCCCGAGATGCTCTCCTCGAAGCTCTTCATCAGGGCGTCGAGGCGCTGGGCGCGCCGGGCCTTGGCGTCGGCCTCCTCGGCGGCGCGGGCGTCCGCGTCGCGCTTGGCCTCGAGGGCGTCGGCGAAGACGCCGACCATGCGGGCCATGGCGCCGATCTCGTCGCGCCGGGCGACGTCCGGAATCGGGGCGTCGAGATCGCCGGCGGCCAGGGTCTCCATCCGCCCCGAAAGCCGTTTCACCGGCTGCGAGACGCTGCGCCCGAGCGCGAAGCCGATCGCGGCGAGGATCGCCGTGGCGACGGCGGCCACGCCGAGGAAGACCGTGCGCGCCCGCGCCGTCATCGCCTCGATGTCGTCGATGTAGACGCCGGTGCCGATCGCCCAGCCCCAGGGCGCGAAGCCTTCGATGTAGCTCAGCTTCATTCGGGCGACGTCCTCGCCGGGATTCTTCCAGGTGTAGGACAGGTAGCCCTGCCCCTCGCGGCCGATCTCGGACATCCTGCGCACGAAGAAGTATCCGCTGGCGTCGCGCAGGTCCGCCATGTTCCTGCCTTCGAGCGCGGGGTTGAGCGGATGCATCACGGAGACCGAGTCGACCGTGTTGATGAACACGTATTCGCTCCCGGCGTATCGGATCGCACGCAGGACGTCGGCGGCGCGGGCCTGGGCCTCCTCGACCGGCATCTCGCCGCGGTCGGCGCGGGCGTGGAAGT comes from Salinarimonas sp. and encodes:
- the mnmA gene encoding tRNA 2-thiouridine(34) synthase MnmA, encoding MRNSLDLPKEPAATRVVVAMSGGVDSSVVAALLKREGYDVVGITLQLYDHGAATHRKGACCAGQDIHDARRVAEAIGIPHYVLDYESRFREAVMESFADSYLAGETPIPCVECNRSIKFRDLLETAKELGADALATGHYVASRPLPDGRRGLYRAADPARDQSYFLYATTKAQLDLLRFPLGELADKGETRALARELGLSVAEKADSQDICFVPQGRYSDVITKLKPNAAAPGEIVHVDGRVLGAHEGIIHYTVGQRRGLGLSVGEPLYVLGLDAENARVVVGPREALATRRIRLRDVNWLGDVPLDALGEGLEVAARVRSTRAPRPALMRLAAGESGPEVEVELLSPEDGVSPGQACVVYESEDPRARVLGGGTIARRTSAAVSHAAPQGADALA
- a CDS encoding methyltransferase domain-containing protein — encoded protein: MAVQYDLEGQRRVYERWAPFYDRVYHKFLSDAHRRTAEAAAACGPEILEIGVGTGLVLPYYPREARVCGVDLSIHMLAKAREKVLAGLPQVKLIAAMDACRLGFRDEAFDAVAVPFVITLVPDPEGALDECARVLKAGGEIVISSKLSRDTGPIAALEHAVAPLMAKVGWSSAFKISRVAAWAERRGFTVEEIAPLFPAGFFKLMRLKKPAG
- a CDS encoding cache domain-containing protein, with the protein product MKLTVGGRFYLLVAIAFVALASLALFGIATISSQLMERKQYQLRVLVESARTIVADFHARADRGEMPVEEAQARAADVLRAIRYAGSEYVFINTVDSVSVMHPLNPALEGRNMADLRDASGYFFVRRMSEIGREGQGYLSYTWKNPGEDVARMKLSYIEGFAPWGWAIGTGVYIDDIEAMTARARTVFLGVAAVATAILAAIGFALGRSVSQPVKRLSGRMETLAAGDLDAPIPDVARRDEIGAMARMVGVFADALEAKRDADARAAEEADAKARRAQRLDALMKSFEESISGLTRGLADAAQRMETTAQGMTATAEGADARSGAVAEAAARTSANVQAVASAAEEMSASVQEIGRRVAKSAEISSTAVANVEKTDAVVRSLAVSAQKIEEIVSLINGIAGQTNLLALNATIEAARAGEAGRGFAVVAAEVKGLAEQTAKATDEIAGHVAQIQGVTDEMVRAIAGIGEVVSEMSRISTGIAAAMEQQGVATSEIARNVQEAARGTDAVTGAAVELKDGAGATRTAADEVLGAARALADQADGLSGEVGGFLSQVKVA